A single region of the Spirochaetaceae bacterium genome encodes:
- a CDS encoding GNAT family N-acetyltransferase has product MSRWRFAAAADLAPVASALREREWAYVPFSARLAESTPRARWPWPTWSVLVGGRPPAGSGPSPALLVTRSGLVLPALRGDLPLPRVLRPLVRRACGRLHSAMGLRTEVARVQELLGRGYAVVDYLLMTVDATSCRAAATPPELRLQRARPRDAKRLFDLQRAYELEEVLLDGSRFNADECLRLLRGGLQRELVYFGAVHGHPVTKAGTNARGFAVDQIGGVFTDQTRRRRGYGAAVMTVLLHTLFAAGKSATLFVKPDNRAAIRLYENLGFVIRDQYRICYYRAH; this is encoded by the coding sequence GTGAGCCGCTGGCGCTTCGCGGCGGCCGCGGACCTGGCACCGGTGGCGAGCGCGCTGCGCGAACGGGAGTGGGCGTACGTACCGTTCAGCGCCCGCCTCGCCGAGTCCACGCCGCGCGCCCGCTGGCCGTGGCCGACCTGGAGCGTGCTGGTCGGCGGGCGCCCTCCCGCCGGCTCCGGGCCTTCCCCGGCGCTGCTGGTGACGCGCTCCGGCCTGGTGCTGCCGGCGCTGCGCGGCGACCTGCCGCTGCCGCGCGTGCTGCGTCCGCTGGTCCGGCGCGCATGCGGCCGGCTGCACTCCGCCATGGGCCTGCGTACCGAGGTAGCCCGCGTCCAGGAACTGCTCGGGCGCGGCTACGCGGTGGTCGACTACCTGCTGATGACCGTGGACGCCACCTCCTGCCGCGCCGCCGCCACGCCGCCGGAACTGCGCCTGCAGCGCGCCCGGCCGCGCGACGCCAAGCGGCTGTTCGACCTGCAGCGCGCCTACGAACTGGAAGAGGTGCTGCTCGACGGCTCCCGGTTCAACGCCGACGAGTGCCTGCGGCTGCTGCGCGGCGGTCTGCAACGCGAGCTGGTCTACTTCGGCGCCGTGCATGGACACCCGGTCACCAAGGCGGGCACCAACGCGCGCGGCTTCGCGGTCGACCAGATCGGCGGCGTGTTCACCGACCAGACACGGCGCAGACGCGGTTACGGCGCCGCGGTCATGACGGTCCTGCTGCACACCCTGTTCGCCGCCGGAAAATCGGCCACACTGTTCGTGAAGCCGGACAACCGGGCCGCCATCCGCCTGTACGAGAACCTCGGCTTCGTCATCCGCGACCAATACCGCATCTGCTATTACCGCGCCCACTAG
- a CDS encoding DUF262 domain-containing protein, translating into MSDTSRSEALARLQTVMDGIPRIQQWSSTTEPFDRWRRHADDSVAAVFGHGSRHARDLALILDRINPEWKLVYPDAPGPVEQSKCRVSELYGADTLLDSMISDVKDLWPKEPDDEASEEETDSESFEGPSDSTTEISEPFDPTEIKIDTKNVTVDLIMKRIDRNEIDLNPDFQRNSGIWDRIRQSRLIESLLLRIPIPVFCMAADNEDNWQVVDGLQRLDTLKNFLIDKTLSLQGLQYLKDFQGCSYNSLPRPMQRRIDETQLYCHVIQPGTPPEVMFNVFNRINTGGKPLLPQEIRHALNPGRAREFINGLAKDPYFLKATDHGVSAKRMADRECVLRLVAFHCRLEEYKGDLDGFLVSAMKALNDPAAEARLNTLREDFRAAMQLAFDLFGSDAFRRPRHDSLRRAPINKPLFESWAVNLTRIRDPTERNRLFERREDVKDRFAALMDDDEFEQSISIGTQWSTRVNIRFGRIARLVQDVLA; encoded by the coding sequence ATGAGCGATACGTCCAGATCAGAAGCACTCGCCCGTTTGCAGACCGTCATGGACGGAATCCCAAGGATCCAGCAGTGGTCCTCCACAACAGAGCCTTTCGACCGCTGGCGCAGACACGCCGATGACTCCGTTGCCGCCGTATTCGGGCACGGATCTCGCCACGCAAGGGACCTGGCACTCATTCTGGATCGCATCAACCCGGAGTGGAAGTTGGTTTATCCCGACGCACCTGGCCCAGTAGAACAAAGCAAGTGCCGCGTAAGCGAGCTATATGGAGCTGATACACTGCTCGACTCAATGATTTCTGATGTGAAGGATCTGTGGCCAAAGGAGCCGGACGATGAAGCGTCCGAGGAAGAAACCGATTCAGAGAGTTTCGAAGGACCCAGTGACTCGACCACGGAGATCAGTGAACCGTTTGACCCGACTGAGATCAAGATCGATACGAAGAACGTTACCGTCGATCTCATCATGAAGAGAATCGACCGTAACGAGATCGACCTGAATCCCGATTTCCAGCGTAACTCAGGCATCTGGGACCGAATCAGACAGAGTCGACTGATCGAGTCTCTGCTCCTCCGTATTCCCATACCGGTATTCTGCATGGCAGCGGACAATGAAGACAACTGGCAGGTTGTCGATGGTTTACAGCGACTTGATACTCTAAAAAACTTCCTAATCGACAAGACTCTCAGCCTACAAGGACTCCAATACCTGAAGGACTTCCAAGGTTGTTCGTACAACAGCTTGCCCCGCCCGATGCAGCGTCGTATCGATGAGACGCAACTGTACTGTCACGTGATCCAGCCGGGGACCCCGCCAGAAGTGATGTTCAATGTGTTCAACCGCATCAATACTGGAGGCAAGCCTCTGCTACCGCAGGAGATTCGTCATGCGCTCAATCCAGGGCGAGCCCGTGAGTTTATAAACGGGTTGGCGAAGGATCCTTACTTTCTGAAGGCGACCGATCACGGTGTCAGCGCCAAGCGGATGGCTGACCGAGAGTGCGTGCTCCGGCTCGTTGCTTTTCATTGTCGACTCGAGGAGTACAAGGGTGACCTGGACGGTTTCCTTGTCTCTGCAATGAAGGCCTTGAACGATCCGGCGGCGGAAGCCAGACTAAACACACTGCGGGAGGATTTCCGCGCAGCAATGCAACTTGCGTTTGATCTGTTCGGAAGCGACGCGTTTCGTCGCCCAAGACACGACAGTTTACGACGGGCGCCAATCAATAAGCCTTTGTTTGAGAGTTGGGCTGTGAACCTCACTCGCATTCGTGATCCGACAGAGCGGAATCGGCTGTTCGAGCGCCGCGAGGATGTCAAAGACAGATTCGCCGCGCTGATGGATGACGACGAATTCGAACAAAGCATCAGTATTGGGACTCAGTGGTCTACACGTGTAAACATACGCTTCGGCCGTATCGCTAGACTTGTGCAGGATGTGTTGGCATGA
- a CDS encoding ABC transporter permease: MGHALKNALIPVVTLIGLQLPLLVGGSVIIENIFNLPGLGRLFLNALNSRDYPVVSGLNLVFGVAVLGSNLIVDLIYPYLDPRVRYQ, translated from the coding sequence GTGGGGCACGCCCTCAAGAATGCGCTCATACCGGTGGTTACCCTGATCGGCCTGCAGCTTCCGCTCCTGGTGGGTGGCTCGGTCATCATCGAGAACATATTCAACCTGCCGGGGTTGGGGCGTCTGTTCCTGAATGCGCTCAATAGCAGAGACTACCCGGTGGTCTCGGGACTGAACCTGGTGTTCGGCGTGGCGGTGTTGGGGAGCAACCTGATAGTCGACCTGATCTATCCCTACCTGGACCCCAGAGTCCGGTATCAATAG
- a CDS encoding AAA family ATPase: MIRRVLMENFKCFGSQEIQLGGITVLAGLNGAGKSSVMQALLLLRQSGLDVDGNPAALRWQGDLVDVGSFDEVLYDKAEQDTIVLEASFQSPHAIYVQVARTDTGDDPIPNLLGFSGASESSLYRWRMFYLGADRLGPQKTFPFFGQGHQAHTPLGTRGEHVLWYLEKYGSSPAENLDPIEAVLRLHSPSYHYQSQLTGASYTEARGEGFLKLVGDGVRLCGRRTLLKQIGDATKLTALRHAASRPVTQEAQRSRTYSAGVPCSARPVPHVANQRPATSANSTSSALPIPVSSTHVAIPPQRERLRRRLRSPDRSAVDRSRNRLRPAPAGPRTGDPHRTRLTPPGS, from the coding sequence ATGATTCGTCGGGTCTTGATGGAAAACTTCAAGTGTTTCGGAAGCCAGGAGATACAACTTGGCGGGATTACAGTGCTCGCCGGATTGAATGGCGCCGGGAAAAGCAGCGTCATGCAAGCGTTGTTGCTATTGCGCCAATCCGGACTTGACGTCGATGGAAATCCGGCGGCGCTGCGTTGGCAAGGCGATCTTGTCGATGTTGGCTCGTTCGACGAGGTGCTGTACGATAAAGCAGAACAAGACACGATCGTGCTGGAGGCTTCATTTCAGTCACCGCATGCGATATATGTTCAAGTCGCGCGTACTGACACGGGTGATGATCCCATACCGAATTTGCTTGGCTTCTCTGGTGCATCCGAGAGCTCGCTCTATCGGTGGCGCATGTTCTACCTTGGCGCGGACAGACTGGGACCCCAGAAGACCTTCCCCTTCTTCGGTCAGGGGCATCAGGCCCACACACCGCTCGGTACGAGAGGCGAACACGTGCTCTGGTACCTTGAGAAATATGGAAGTAGCCCCGCTGAGAATCTTGATCCGATCGAGGCAGTCTTACGGCTGCACTCGCCTTCATACCACTATCAGAGCCAGCTCACCGGCGCCAGCTACACGGAGGCGCGCGGCGAGGGCTTCCTGAAGCTCGTTGGCGACGGCGTGCGCCTGTGCGGCCGGCGCACCCTCCTCAAACAGATTGGTGATGCCACCAAGCTTACCGCTCTACGCCACGCGGCCTCCCGCCCGGTAACGCAGGAAGCCCAGAGGTCGCGCACGTACTCGGCCGGTGTGCCTTGCTCGGCGCGCCCAGTGCCGCACGTTGCGAATCAGCGGCCAGCCACTAGCGCGAACTCGACATCGAGCGCTCTTCCCATACCTGTTTCCTCGACGCATGTAGCAATTCCGCCACAGCGTGAGCGCCTACGGCGCCGCCTACGTAGCCCTGACCGAAGCGCTGTCGACCGTTCTCGTAACCGGCTACGTCCGGCTCCAGCGGGTCCCCGGACTGGCGATCCGCATCGAACTCGCTTAACTCCGCCCGGGTCGTAA
- a CDS encoding glycoside hydrolase family 3 protein — protein MSWRSPRLVALRFFMAGLAMAGAVTIAAEGNGGAARRDDAATAGGATGENAATTTSTAPVTFWEALGSAEAMRAFAASLSDDELLGQAFMLGYPDAVLTPFLLGWIEGQGLGGVKIFPRNVASLEQLAAHVDELQAAAQRQPRRIPLLIATDLEGGWIDHVKHEVSKTPGNLAIGAAGMPEDAYRTGRYLGLELAALGINMNFAPTVDVYSSPDASVIGPRAFSSDPVQTGLLAVAYFRGLQSAGIIATAKHYPGHGAADRDSHLVLPRIAADRERLWDRELVPYRFLIREGLPAIMSGHLAFPAIADEDLPASLSPVFMDELLRDRLGFEGIVVTDDLEMTGVVQYAGSPAEAVVAAIEAGNDLALVSHTPAWQEQAWEVARRRMKEDEQFRSRVAAAAVRVLEAKRAAVTATPPLPLSSAASVTRSLAHLVPAPGAAEFFFSSAARAVTVVRDAGLPLPVTRGRILLAGQHRAFLDAGRRRYPDADVAKFPWSPFYFARQPHLSAIPATARGYDTIIFELANFNSLEILTAMEPLAERIVVLSALTPVYLREVPWVHTAVAVYGNSAASFDAGFAVLAGDFPASGRWPLDFAGAEAAAADGAP, from the coding sequence ATGAGCTGGCGCTCGCCGCGGTTGGTGGCCCTCCGTTTTTTCATGGCCGGCCTCGCCATGGCGGGTGCAGTCACCATCGCAGCGGAGGGGAACGGCGGCGCGGCACGGCGGGACGATGCGGCAACGGCGGGCGGAGCCACGGGTGAGAACGCCGCCACGACCACATCGACCGCGCCGGTGACGTTCTGGGAGGCGCTCGGCAGCGCGGAGGCGATGCGGGCGTTTGCGGCTTCGCTGAGCGACGACGAGTTGCTGGGACAGGCGTTCATGCTCGGCTATCCCGATGCGGTCCTCACGCCGTTTCTGCTCGGCTGGATCGAGGGGCAGGGCCTCGGCGGCGTCAAGATCTTTCCGCGCAACGTCGCCAGCCTGGAACAGCTTGCCGCGCACGTGGACGAGCTGCAGGCGGCGGCGCAGCGGCAGCCGCGCCGCATCCCGCTGCTGATCGCGACCGACCTGGAGGGCGGCTGGATCGATCACGTCAAGCACGAGGTCTCGAAGACACCGGGGAACCTCGCCATCGGCGCGGCCGGCATGCCCGAGGATGCCTACCGCACCGGCCGCTACCTCGGCCTGGAACTGGCAGCCCTCGGCATCAACATGAACTTCGCCCCCACGGTGGACGTCTACTCCAGCCCCGACGCGTCGGTGATCGGGCCGCGCGCGTTCAGCTCCGACCCGGTGCAGACCGGCCTGCTGGCGGTGGCGTACTTCCGCGGCCTGCAGAGCGCCGGCATCATCGCCACCGCCAAGCACTACCCCGGCCACGGCGCCGCCGACCGCGACTCGCACCTGGTGCTGCCGCGCATCGCCGCCGACCGCGAGCGGCTGTGGGACCGCGAGCTGGTGCCGTACCGGTTCCTGATCCGCGAGGGACTGCCCGCGATCATGAGTGGCCACTTGGCGTTCCCGGCGATCGCGGACGAAGATCTGCCCGCCTCGCTGTCGCCGGTGTTCATGGACGAGTTGCTGCGCGACCGGCTGGGTTTCGAGGGGATCGTGGTCACCGACGACCTGGAAATGACCGGGGTGGTGCAGTACGCCGGGTCGCCGGCGGAGGCGGTGGTGGCCGCCATCGAGGCCGGCAATGACCTGGCGCTGGTGTCGCACACGCCGGCGTGGCAGGAACAGGCTTGGGAAGTGGCCCGGCGGCGCATGAAGGAGGACGAACAGTTCCGCAGCCGGGTGGCGGCGGCCGCGGTGCGCGTGCTGGAGGCGAAGCGCGCCGCGGTGACCGCGACTCCGCCGCTGCCGCTCTCCTCGGCCGCGTCGGTCACCCGCTCGCTGGCCCACCTGGTGCCGGCGCCCGGTGCCGCGGAGTTCTTCTTCTCGTCGGCGGCGCGCGCGGTCACCGTGGTGCGGGACGCCGGGCTGCCGCTGCCCGTGACGCGCGGGCGCATCCTGCTCGCCGGCCAGCACCGCGCGTTCCTGGACGCCGGGCGCCGGCGCTACCCCGACGCGGATGTGGCGAAGTTCCCGTGGAGCCCGTTCTACTTCGCCCGTCAGCCGCACCTGAGCGCGATTCCCGCCACCGCCCGCGGCTACGACACCATCATCTTCGAGCTGGCCAACTTCAACAGCCTCGAGATCCTCACCGCCATGGAGCCGCTTGCCGAGCGCATCGTCGTGTTGTCGGCGCTCACCCCGGTGTACCTGCGCGAGGTTCCGTGGGTGCACACAGCGGTCGCGGTATACGGCAACAGCGCTGCCTCGTTCGATGCCGGCTTCGCGGTCCTGGCCGGCGACTTCCCCGCCTCCGGCCGGTGGCCGCTCGACTTCGCCGGCGCCGAGGCGGCCGCGGCGGACGGAGCACCGTGA
- a CDS encoding ABC transporter substrate-binding protein: MRVRQAMQMALDLDTIYATYYQGWGSTRPQGVYGEELKGWTTPFEEWPEAVRKVYTHDPAGAEALLDAAGYPRGADGTRFQTVLTHNERYDTTFAELVAAQWGEVGVDVEVRVTPIPEFVAVRTEGTFEMISAELGGLPSPSVAGLGAYYTTTSWAHSNVSDPVYDAMYEAQQAAATEEESQRLTREGYLYALERHWSIWGGEVPQFNVSQPWVKGYNGEIWLGVGQQDTFFSRIWIDTELKEEMGF, encoded by the coding sequence ATCCGGGTGCGCCAGGCAATGCAGATGGCACTCGATCTCGACACGATCTACGCGACCTATTACCAGGGTTGGGGATCTACCAGGCCTCAGGGCGTCTACGGCGAAGAGCTGAAAGGGTGGACGACCCCCTTCGAAGAGTGGCCTGAAGCGGTCAGGAAGGTCTACACCCACGACCCGGCAGGGGCGGAAGCGTTGCTCGATGCGGCCGGGTATCCACGCGGCGCCGACGGCACTCGCTTCCAGACCGTGTTGACCCACAACGAGCGGTACGACACGACGTTTGCGGAGTTGGTCGCCGCCCAGTGGGGTGAGGTCGGCGTCGATGTCGAGGTTCGGGTAACACCGATTCCGGAGTTTGTCGCCGTCAGAACTGAAGGAACGTTCGAGATGATCTCCGCGGAATTAGGCGGGCTTCCGAGTCCTTCGGTAGCCGGGCTGGGCGCATACTACACGACCACGTCCTGGGCCCATTCGAACGTGTCCGACCCGGTTTATGACGCCATGTACGAAGCCCAACAGGCCGCCGCCACTGAAGAGGAATCGCAGCGGCTGACGCGAGAGGGATACCTGTACGCGCTGGAGCGGCACTGGAGCATCTGGGGCGGCGAAGTCCCACAGTTCAACGTGAGCCAGCCGTGGGTCAAGGGCTACAACGGTGAAATCTGGTTGGGAGTCGGTCAACAGGATACCTTCTTCTCCCGCATCTGGATCGATACTGAGCTGAAGGAAGAGATGGGATTTTAG
- a CDS encoding ABC transporter permease, protein MGAISALIVLTLLFVAIFADVLAPYPYDEIHLIDRLQGPSAQYLLGTDQAGRDLLSRLIFGARVSLLVGLAVTTLSVVISTVIGGTAGFLGGRFDILLQRFVDAWMAFPGLLLLLTMMSIVGRGVPQIILVLGIAGGIGGSRVIRGAVIGIKENAYFQAAEAVGASRLRTFMRHVVPNVLPVVIITFSVSIGGVVLALASLGFLGYGLPPGIPDWGGLLSREGRQYMEIAPRLAFWPGLCLTVTVFSLNMFGDAVRDLLDPRLRGGAGRPGSHTA, encoded by the coding sequence TTGGGAGCGATCAGCGCGTTGATCGTATTGACATTGCTTTTCGTTGCCATCTTTGCCGACGTCCTGGCTCCCTATCCGTATGATGAAATACACCTGATCGACCGGCTTCAGGGCCCATCGGCGCAGTATCTCCTGGGCACCGACCAGGCCGGGCGAGACCTGTTGAGCCGCCTCATCTTCGGGGCGCGCGTGTCGCTGCTCGTCGGTCTGGCAGTGACCACTCTCAGCGTCGTGATCAGCACCGTGATCGGCGGCACGGCCGGGTTCCTTGGTGGTCGATTCGATATTCTGTTGCAGAGATTCGTCGATGCCTGGATGGCGTTCCCGGGACTGCTCCTGTTGTTGACGATGATGTCCATCGTGGGACGGGGTGTGCCACAGATCATACTGGTCCTCGGGATAGCCGGAGGCATCGGCGGCAGTCGCGTGATCAGGGGCGCCGTGATCGGCATCAAGGAGAACGCGTATTTTCAGGCGGCCGAAGCGGTTGGCGCGTCGAGATTGAGAACGTTCATGCGCCACGTGGTGCCGAATGTCCTGCCTGTCGTGATCATAACGTTCAGCGTGAGCATTGGCGGCGTAGTCCTGGCCCTGGCTTCTCTGGGCTTCCTCGGGTACGGTCTGCCTCCCGGGATTCCTGATTGGGGAGGTCTGCTCAGCCGGGAGGGACGCCAGTACATGGAGATAGCGCCGCGGCTGGCGTTCTGGCCCGGTCTGTGCCTGACGGTCACCGTCTTCAGCCTCAACATGTTCGGCGACGCCGTGCGAGACCTGCTCGACCCGCGGCTGCGGGGTGGTGCGGGGCGTCCGGGTAGTCACACCGCGTAG
- a CDS encoding biotin/lipoate A/B protein ligase family protein — MSPLSPVRAFRLLLDPKRPGAHNMAVDEALLRCMTPDGAPVLRLYGFAPACVSLGRFQAAGDLAGNAMRIRDGVDVVRRPTGGRAVLHDDEVTYAVVLGRRHLQPFTKRAAYRASATLLLRLLSALGVRGAVHPGDNAAPAADPDCYRTTGEYEITADAKKLVGSAQITTRHAALQHGSIPLSTSYARIARYLRERGPAREEGAIPGATSVAVESGRRWRYQEALHTLAAAARTYVGAEPSTLSGAEVRLARELETTRYGRSQWTCGR; from the coding sequence ATGAGTCCGCTATCACCGGTCCGGGCGTTTCGGTTGTTGCTCGACCCGAAGCGTCCCGGTGCGCACAACATGGCCGTGGACGAGGCGCTACTGCGTTGCATGACGCCGGACGGCGCACCGGTGCTGCGGCTGTACGGGTTCGCGCCGGCGTGCGTGTCGCTGGGCCGGTTTCAGGCGGCCGGCGACTTGGCCGGTAACGCCATGCGTATTCGCGACGGCGTCGACGTGGTGCGCCGGCCGACCGGCGGGCGGGCCGTTCTGCATGACGACGAGGTCACCTACGCGGTGGTGCTTGGGCGTCGCCACCTGCAGCCGTTCACCAAGCGAGCGGCGTACAGGGCGTCGGCGACGCTGCTGCTGCGCCTGCTGAGCGCGCTCGGCGTGCGCGGTGCGGTGCACCCCGGCGACAACGCGGCACCGGCGGCGGATCCTGACTGTTACCGCACCACCGGTGAATACGAAATCACCGCTGACGCCAAGAAGCTGGTGGGCAGCGCCCAGATCACCACTCGCCACGCCGCGCTGCAGCACGGCTCGATCCCACTCTCCACCTCCTACGCCCGCATCGCCCGCTACCTCCGCGAAAGGGGTCCCGCGCGCGAAGAAGGAGCCATCCCCGGCGCCACCTCGGTGGCCGTCGAGAGCGGACGCCGCTGGCGCTACCAAGAGGCCCTGCACACGTTGGCCGCGGCAGCCCGCACGTACGTCGGTGCCGAGCCCTCGACGCTGTCGGGGGCCGAAGTGCGGCTGGCGCGGGAGTTGGAGACAACCCGCTACGGCCGATCGCAGTGGACCTGCGGCCGGTGA